From a region of the Pyrococcus kukulkanii genome:
- a CDS encoding radical SAM protein, whose translation MIAFGPVPSRRLGKSLGVNNIPDKVCSYACVYCQIGRTIKMQVERQEFYDPKEIVEDVERKVNEALEKGERIDYITFVPDGEPTLDINLGKEAEMLKDLGIRLAILTNSSLVWREDVREDLMSFDFISLKLDAVTPEVWRKVDRPHKSLSLERILEGMLTLRDEFSGVVVTETMLINIDYGNELERIAEFLKELKPDKAYVAIPTRPPAEKWVKPASEEVIHLAYQLFSEAIGPENVEYLIGYEGNAFAFTGNVEEDILSITAVHPMREDAVRELLRKANASWDVVEKLIREGKLIELEYNGVKFYMRKLRSRV comes from the coding sequence ATGATAGCCTTTGGTCCCGTGCCATCAAGGAGGCTTGGGAAGAGCCTCGGAGTGAACAACATTCCGGACAAGGTCTGCAGTTATGCTTGCGTTTACTGCCAGATCGGAAGGACGATAAAGATGCAGGTTGAGAGGCAGGAATTCTACGATCCCAAGGAGATAGTGGAGGACGTTGAAAGGAAGGTAAATGAAGCCCTGGAAAAAGGGGAAAGGATAGATTACATAACCTTCGTTCCTGATGGAGAACCAACCCTAGACATTAACCTGGGGAAAGAAGCTGAGATGCTCAAAGACCTCGGAATAAGGCTGGCCATTCTAACTAACTCATCCCTCGTTTGGAGGGAGGACGTAAGGGAGGACTTGATGAGCTTTGACTTCATCTCACTGAAGCTTGACGCGGTAACCCCGGAAGTGTGGAGGAAAGTTGACAGACCCCACAAGTCCCTAAGCTTGGAGAGAATTTTGGAGGGAATGCTCACGTTAAGGGACGAATTCTCAGGAGTCGTTGTTACGGAAACGATGCTGATAAACATAGACTACGGTAATGAGCTTGAAAGAATCGCAGAGTTCCTGAAAGAGCTAAAGCCCGACAAAGCTTACGTCGCAATCCCGACGAGGCCCCCAGCAGAAAAATGGGTCAAACCGGCGAGTGAGGAAGTTATTCACCTAGCATACCAGCTCTTCAGCGAAGCCATTGGACCCGAAAACGTTGAATACCTAATAGGGTACGAAGGCAACGCCTTCGCGTTCACGGGCAACGTTGAGGAGGACATACTTTCAATAACAGCGGTTCACCCGATGAGAGAAGATGCAGTTAGAGAACTACTTAGGAAGGCCAATGCTTCCTGGGATGTAGTTGAGAAGCTAATTAGAGAGGGTAAGCTAATTGAGCTCGAGTACAACGGTGTAAAGTTCTATATGAGGAAGCTTAGGTCTAGGGTTTGA
- the fdhF gene encoding formate dehydrogenase subunit alpha has product MEELVPVVCPWCSVGCRLYIVSVNGHPRKIEWDYDHSNTPNKGKLCPKGVASYQFTVSPDRLKKPLIKRNGKFEEVSWEEAIRYVAQKFKEILKEYGPEALAFLGSERCSLEDNYVLQKLARALGTNNVEFAGRLCQSSNFVARTKVFGSPAQTNPFDDIVKSKVILVWGYNPAETNPVLFGQYFEKALDNGAKMIVVDPIKTKTAKFADLHLQPYPGTDLAVALAMLNYIIKNELYDKKFVEERTDNFEELAKSVEEYTPEWAEKVSGVPAEMIKRAAELLATGGNATIVLNEGVNQHANGTMTALAIANLIAITGNIGKEGVFSGVIPGAHCGLCAAVPGVNCAQLPGSIPLNEENAKKFSELWGFEVPRKPGLHYQAIFKAMAEGKVKGIFIMGQNPARSLANSSLIEEALEKAFVVVSDIFPTETTKFADVILPAASWYEKTGTVITQNRRVMRSFKAAKPPGEAKPDWEILVMLAKELGVGEYFNYSNVDDILREINKVIPALKGATPERLNSNLEGCFYPCPDEESETPRLFLKGFPTKTGRAQLTPVKWVQPGEVPDEEYPLWLTNFRLVGHFHTGTMSMRSKSLIKRWPESFLMINPEDAKALGIRDGDRVKVETRRGSLVVRAVVTDRIRKGVVAMPWHWGVNFLTKDDAIDEFSKMPELKAVACRVTKEVVE; this is encoded by the coding sequence ATGGAGGAACTCGTGCCAGTTGTATGTCCGTGGTGCTCCGTTGGTTGTAGGCTGTACATAGTTTCAGTAAACGGCCACCCCAGGAAGATCGAGTGGGATTACGATCACTCCAATACGCCAAACAAGGGTAAGCTATGCCCCAAGGGCGTTGCCTCCTATCAATTCACCGTAAGCCCAGACAGGCTCAAGAAACCCTTAATTAAGAGGAATGGAAAGTTCGAGGAGGTCTCCTGGGAAGAGGCCATAAGGTACGTTGCCCAAAAGTTTAAGGAAATCCTCAAGGAGTATGGGCCCGAGGCCTTAGCCTTCCTGGGGAGCGAGAGATGTTCCCTTGAAGATAACTACGTCCTTCAAAAGCTTGCTAGGGCCTTAGGAACAAACAATGTAGAATTCGCCGGGAGGCTCTGCCAGTCTTCAAACTTCGTTGCTAGAACCAAGGTGTTTGGAAGCCCAGCTCAGACAAATCCCTTCGATGATATAGTAAAATCTAAGGTAATTCTAGTCTGGGGGTACAATCCAGCCGAAACTAACCCAGTTCTCTTCGGCCAGTACTTCGAGAAGGCCCTTGACAACGGAGCGAAGATGATAGTTGTTGATCCAATAAAGACTAAGACGGCCAAGTTTGCCGATCTACATCTCCAACCTTACCCAGGAACCGATCTCGCAGTTGCCCTGGCTATGCTCAATTATATAATAAAGAACGAGCTCTACGACAAGAAGTTCGTTGAGGAAAGAACGGACAACTTCGAGGAGCTCGCAAAGTCCGTGGAGGAGTACACCCCAGAGTGGGCCGAGAAGGTTAGCGGAGTGCCGGCGGAGATGATAAAGAGGGCAGCGGAGCTCTTAGCTACAGGAGGCAACGCGACGATAGTGCTCAACGAGGGAGTGAACCAGCACGCGAATGGAACGATGACTGCTTTGGCAATAGCTAACTTGATCGCTATAACTGGGAACATAGGGAAAGAGGGAGTATTCTCGGGAGTAATTCCTGGGGCCCACTGTGGGTTATGTGCCGCTGTTCCTGGAGTTAACTGCGCCCAGCTCCCTGGATCTATTCCACTAAATGAGGAAAATGCGAAGAAGTTCAGCGAGCTCTGGGGATTTGAAGTTCCAAGAAAGCCTGGTCTCCACTATCAGGCAATATTCAAGGCCATGGCTGAGGGAAAGGTGAAGGGAATATTCATAATGGGCCAAAACCCGGCCAGATCTCTTGCAAATTCAAGCTTAATTGAGGAAGCTCTCGAGAAGGCTTTCGTCGTTGTAAGCGACATCTTTCCGACAGAAACAACGAAGTTTGCTGATGTAATACTCCCAGCGGCCAGCTGGTACGAGAAGACTGGAACCGTGATAACCCAGAACAGGAGGGTGATGAGGAGCTTCAAGGCAGCTAAACCACCGGGAGAGGCAAAGCCCGATTGGGAAATACTGGTTATGTTGGCCAAGGAACTTGGCGTTGGGGAGTACTTCAATTACTCAAACGTCGACGACATCCTCAGAGAAATCAACAAGGTAATTCCAGCCCTCAAAGGGGCAACACCTGAAAGATTGAACTCTAACTTAGAAGGCTGCTTCTATCCATGCCCAGATGAAGAGTCAGAAACTCCAAGACTGTTCTTGAAGGGCTTTCCAACTAAGACTGGGAGGGCCCAGCTTACGCCGGTCAAGTGGGTTCAGCCGGGAGAAGTTCCGGACGAGGAGTATCCGTTGTGGTTGACCAACTTCAGACTGGTAGGCCACTTCCACACGGGAACCATGAGCATGAGGAGCAAGAGCCTAATTAAGAGATGGCCCGAGAGTTTTCTGATGATAAACCCAGAGGATGCCAAAGCGCTTGGAATAAGGGATGGGGATAGGGTCAAGGTTGAGACAAGGAGGGGTTCTCTCGTTGTTAGGGCCGTAGTTACGGATAGGATAAGGAAGGGTGTTGTCGCGATGCCATGGCATTGGGGAGTTAACTTCCTCACGAAAGATGATGCGATAGATGAGTTCTCCAAGATGCCAGAGCTGAAGGCAGTGGCCTGCAGGGTCACCAAGGAGGTGGTAGAATGA
- a CDS encoding Rossmann-like domain-containing protein, with amino-acid sequence MLLGKIKKKALKLIDDLEVVDFSFGLPYTWVLIEGEKGRALGVAMTLPEEVQRYRNSIKEISLEEFIEKADSINVIERTLGLAAINAVSQYHIDLSNAEWVDVLELIPENVEKIAIIGNMPPLVKELKDKYEIYVFERNAKLWDKNTYSDALEYHLLPEMDVVIASASCLVNATIDMLLERAKKAKLFVLTGPTGQLLPEFLKGTGVTHLAAMKVVDIEKALLGLKLGSFKGFEEGNKKYVVEVP; translated from the coding sequence ATGTTGTTGGGCAAGATAAAGAAGAAGGCCCTTAAGCTTATTGATGACCTTGAGGTAGTGGACTTTTCCTTTGGCCTTCCCTATACATGGGTTCTCATTGAGGGCGAAAAGGGTAGAGCATTAGGTGTGGCCATGACTCTACCTGAGGAAGTTCAGAGGTACAGGAATTCAATAAAAGAAATTTCCCTTGAAGAGTTTATTGAGAAAGCAGACAGCATAAACGTAATAGAGAGAACGCTTGGTCTTGCAGCGATAAATGCGGTCTCCCAGTACCACATAGACCTGAGCAACGCGGAGTGGGTCGATGTTCTTGAGCTCATTCCAGAGAATGTCGAGAAGATAGCGATAATTGGCAACATGCCTCCCCTCGTGAAAGAGCTGAAAGATAAGTACGAGATTTACGTCTTCGAGAGGAACGCGAAGCTCTGGGATAAGAATACCTACAGTGATGCCCTCGAGTATCACCTACTGCCAGAGATGGATGTAGTAATTGCAAGTGCCAGTTGTTTGGTTAATGCCACAATAGATATGCTACTTGAAAGAGCCAAAAAGGCCAAGCTGTTTGTTTTAACTGGCCCGACGGGCCAACTGCTCCCAGAGTTTCTTAAGGGAACGGGAGTAACCCACCTCGCAGCGATGAAGGTTGTCGATATAGAAAAGGCTCTCCTCGGTCTGAAGTTGGGGAGCTTCAAGGGATTTGAGGAGGGGAATAAAAAGTATGTGGTGGAAGTTCCCTAG
- a CDS encoding respiratory chain complex I subunit 1 family protein, whose amino-acid sequence MLGVALSLLISPLFDGIARKIKARVQFRVGPPIVQTYYDIAKLLSLQPRIPTKNKLFVVAPYLALASALASVSVLPFGKFWVSFSWDVVAFIYVLAMVSVFFMLGAFSVRSAFSHIGAHREMMLILSTEPILAVALAMLSASAGSLKMSDILSSPLSPLSLLGVLFLLYSAYVEGSFVPFDVAEAETEIAGGIFVEYSGKLLGISLYALLIKRFALTWLLASILTYRFLLGVSWPIVLLVQFVVSAVIYSVFALIEATSARLRIDQIVSMNVRVFFLAIIAFIVGWFA is encoded by the coding sequence ATGCTGGGCGTAGCGCTGTCCCTCCTTATCTCTCCCCTATTCGACGGCATAGCGAGGAAGATAAAGGCGAGGGTCCAGTTTAGGGTAGGTCCCCCAATAGTTCAGACGTACTACGACATAGCTAAGCTACTCTCCCTCCAGCCCAGGATTCCAACGAAGAATAAGCTCTTCGTCGTTGCCCCTTACTTGGCCTTAGCTTCTGCCTTAGCTTCAGTCAGCGTCCTACCCTTCGGCAAGTTCTGGGTGAGCTTCAGCTGGGACGTAGTAGCCTTTATCTACGTCCTCGCGATGGTCAGCGTGTTCTTCATGCTTGGGGCGTTCTCAGTTAGGAGCGCCTTCTCTCATATAGGAGCTCATAGGGAGATGATGCTCATCCTCAGTACGGAACCGATACTTGCAGTGGCCCTCGCCATGCTCTCCGCCAGCGCCGGAAGCCTGAAGATGAGCGATATATTGTCATCTCCATTGAGTCCACTCTCGCTTCTAGGAGTGCTCTTCTTGCTGTACTCAGCGTACGTTGAGGGCTCATTCGTCCCGTTTGATGTCGCCGAAGCTGAAACCGAGATAGCTGGAGGAATATTCGTCGAGTACAGCGGAAAGCTTCTTGGGATCTCACTCTATGCCCTCTTAATTAAGAGGTTCGCCTTAACGTGGCTTTTGGCATCGATCTTAACCTACAGGTTCCTCCTTGGTGTGAGCTGGCCGATTGTGCTTCTTGTTCAGTTCGTAGTTTCTGCGGTAATATACTCGGTGTTTGCCCTCATTGAAGCGACGAGTGCTAGGCTTAGGATCGACCAGATAGTCTCGATGAACGTTCGCGTGTTCTTCCTGGCAATCATTGCGTTCATAGTGGGGTGGTTCGCGTGA
- a CDS encoding complex I subunit 5 family protein, producing the protein MEVVPYLLALASLVGFMGFARVGLGVASISSLIMIGLAVRNLSSVENYFLLILGISSLAVFVYSMAYTKDKLQSALLPLFVLSMYGVLVSENILLFVFSWELMTLLSYLFIRDRDVGAKYFITMHIFTTIPLLLLIALAPTLSLSSLRGNLPFLLVMIAAMAKSGIVPLHFWVAETYDSAPSNVSSLFAGAMEKVALFALVKAYLTFNPSRELGLVVAILGALSLTIGTLFALKQKNAKRLLAYHSIGQMGYMWLGIGIGIYLIPSKVGYLALAAGLFHALNHSLFKGSLFLTAGAFEYSKGTVDLDKLGGLFKAMPYTGTFALLSSLAISGVPPFNGFLSKLLLYEAGYSSGDPVLQLATAFAFFISAATLASFIKFYSSAFLGGESEGSEVPVSMVVGQGIPSILCLLLGLFPLTPGVNPYSYFSSPMFLLMLAVLAVGVLVAVPFNGVEAKPWNCGASGFPEERFRLKASSYYHQYEEKIGGLYSLSSYLRRAGSALVDAMASAYWWISKYFEEYIDEAIIMPVVRFLTSLTIVLRDFSVAMEVTMVLSMIILAGVIVLLVGW; encoded by the coding sequence ATGGAAGTCGTCCCTTACCTCTTAGCCCTAGCATCGCTCGTTGGATTTATGGGATTTGCAAGGGTGGGGCTTGGGGTAGCCTCAATCTCCTCGCTCATCATGATAGGCTTGGCAGTTAGGAACTTAAGTAGCGTTGAGAACTATTTCCTCTTAATCCTAGGGATTTCTTCCCTAGCAGTCTTCGTGTACTCAATGGCATACACCAAAGACAAGCTTCAGTCAGCACTCCTTCCCTTATTTGTGCTCTCGATGTACGGGGTTTTAGTTAGCGAGAATATCCTTCTCTTCGTGTTCTCTTGGGAGCTTATGACGTTGCTCTCTTACCTCTTCATAAGGGACAGAGACGTTGGAGCGAAGTACTTCATAACCATGCACATCTTCACTACAATTCCCCTCCTCCTGCTAATCGCACTTGCTCCCACACTCTCCCTCAGCTCGCTTAGGGGCAATCTTCCCTTCCTGCTTGTAATGATAGCGGCCATGGCTAAGTCAGGAATAGTCCCACTACACTTTTGGGTTGCGGAAACCTACGACAGTGCCCCAAGTAATGTTTCCTCACTCTTTGCGGGAGCCATGGAAAAAGTTGCCCTCTTTGCTCTCGTTAAGGCTTACCTAACGTTTAATCCAAGCAGGGAGCTGGGGCTAGTCGTTGCAATCCTGGGGGCATTAAGCCTAACCATTGGCACCCTTTTCGCCCTGAAACAGAAAAACGCGAAGAGGCTACTTGCTTACCACAGCATTGGCCAGATGGGCTACATGTGGCTCGGCATAGGAATTGGCATCTACCTAATTCCCAGTAAAGTTGGCTACTTGGCATTGGCCGCTGGCCTCTTCCATGCCCTGAATCACTCCCTCTTCAAAGGCTCCCTGTTCCTTACGGCTGGGGCCTTCGAGTACTCAAAGGGAACTGTAGATCTAGATAAGCTTGGTGGTCTGTTTAAGGCGATGCCATACACGGGAACATTCGCCCTCCTATCCTCACTAGCAATTTCAGGCGTTCCCCCGTTTAACGGCTTCTTAAGCAAGTTACTTCTCTATGAGGCCGGCTACTCTTCGGGCGATCCCGTGCTACAGTTGGCGACCGCCTTTGCGTTCTTCATAAGCGCCGCAACGCTGGCATCCTTCATTAAGTTCTACTCCTCAGCATTCCTGGGAGGGGAATCTGAGGGAAGTGAAGTTCCAGTCTCGATGGTGGTTGGTCAGGGTATACCTTCGATCCTCTGTCTGCTCTTGGGACTCTTCCCCTTGACCCCAGGGGTAAACCCCTACTCGTACTTCTCCTCTCCCATGTTCCTGCTAATGCTTGCGGTGCTTGCGGTCGGTGTTTTAGTGGCGGTTCCCTTCAATGGGGTTGAAGCCAAGCCTTGGAACTGTGGGGCCTCAGGTTTCCCCGAGGAGAGGTTTAGGCTGAAGGCCTCTTCCTACTATCACCAGTACGAGGAGAAGATTGGTGGCCTCTACTCACTCTCCAGCTACCTTAGGAGGGCTGGCTCTGCCTTAGTTGATGCTATGGCATCGGCATATTGGTGGATCTCCAAGTACTTTGAGGAGTACATTGATGAAGCAATTATAATGCCCGTCGTCAGGTTCCTCACCTCCCTGACGATAGTTCTCAGGGACTTCAGCGTGGCTATGGAAGTTACGATGGTTTTGAGCATGATCATCCTTGCTGGAGTTATTGTACTGCTTGTGGGGTGGTGA
- a CDS encoding P-loop NTPase, translated as MQIAISGGKGGTGKSTVAINVAVELAKKFKLILADLDVEAPNDHLLLGVELQNEEEVNQFMPKFDYSKCIKCRKCAEVCEEHAIITLKDGTPFLMPTLCSGCRACEIVCPVPGAIQEGSRLIGHTYVTPTPYGFTLVTGKLREGEERSMPLVVAAKKRLKNLDYEILIVDTAAGTGNTVSKAIEGSQLLIAVTEPTPLGIHDTELILQLGKLMGIETWVVINRANLGDVNEVYRRAERYNAKVIAEIPYSENIVKTYVSGTPIVTTDYPEAEIFRRIAERIYEFLRG; from the coding sequence ATGCAGATAGCGATAAGCGGTGGAAAGGGTGGAACAGGCAAATCAACAGTTGCCATAAACGTTGCGGTTGAACTCGCGAAGAAATTTAAGCTTATCTTGGCTGACCTAGACGTTGAGGCTCCAAATGATCACCTCCTCTTAGGGGTTGAGCTGCAGAACGAGGAGGAGGTAAACCAGTTCATGCCAAAGTTCGACTATTCAAAGTGCATAAAGTGCAGGAAGTGCGCGGAGGTCTGTGAGGAGCACGCTATAATAACCCTGAAGGACGGAACGCCCTTCCTAATGCCCACACTGTGCTCGGGCTGCAGGGCCTGTGAGATAGTCTGTCCAGTTCCTGGAGCAATTCAGGAAGGCTCAAGGCTTATTGGTCACACGTACGTTACGCCAACCCCCTATGGCTTCACCCTCGTGACCGGAAAGCTCAGGGAGGGAGAAGAGAGGTCAATGCCATTAGTAGTTGCCGCTAAGAAGAGGCTCAAAAACCTTGACTACGAGATCTTGATAGTTGATACAGCTGCAGGAACAGGGAATACAGTTTCAAAGGCCATCGAGGGATCTCAGCTCTTAATAGCGGTCACTGAGCCAACTCCCCTAGGAATCCACGATACTGAGCTGATCTTACAGCTCGGCAAGCTTATGGGAATTGAAACCTGGGTCGTGATAAACAGGGCGAATCTGGGTGATGTTAACGAGGTCTATAGGAGAGCGGAGAGGTATAACGCCAAAGTAATAGCGGAGATACCGTACAGCGAGAACATCGTAAAAACGTACGTTTCTGGAACTCCAATTGTAACGACTGATTATCCCGAAGCTGAGATATTCAGGAGAATTGCTGAGA
- a CDS encoding hydrogenase 4 subunit D: MDLIIFSFLVPILAGIFAFRLDGKRADALLVGASGFSLIVITYSLITFTPRHVVLAEVYDFGEVYGLIVDDISLPIAFVVSLVGFLFMLYSIDYLSPHNREKPVREGKGRFHGWMLIFLGSTLGFLFSSSILQMLVFFELMSLACWGVVGFYGTKEAIRAAYKALLMPNFGALVGLYSAFALAYLKTHNLSLLSLSSLPQDVKLLVFLGAMIAAFTKSAQFPLYSWLPDAMEAPTPASAFLHGTAMIEMGVFLLARIVQFMSPIPKASGFIMLFLLAITLLITTIAYPMQKDAKRLLAYSTMAEAAVMYSGVLFAIFGSEVGIKLAMFQIFTHAFVKGLGFLTAGTFSYSLGTLNMGKIKVGGLIGAIWMLSLFGLAGAPPFGIFFSKALLLRSGVQIGGICWAIVLLILLDSTVFFVVSALRVRDMLGGEDLKVTGLMRGVIVILAVLAVIAPALGYKLIVGW, from the coding sequence ATGGACCTCATTATTTTTTCCTTTTTAGTTCCCATACTCGCGGGAATTTTCGCGTTTAGGCTAGATGGTAAGAGGGCCGACGCCCTGTTAGTGGGAGCTTCGGGCTTTTCCCTCATCGTAATAACTTACTCACTCATAACCTTCACGCCCAGGCACGTTGTTCTTGCAGAAGTTTATGACTTTGGTGAAGTTTACGGCCTAATAGTTGATGATATCTCCCTCCCGATAGCGTTTGTGGTTTCCCTCGTGGGCTTCCTCTTCATGCTGTACTCCATTGACTACCTCTCACCACATAACAGGGAGAAACCCGTGAGGGAGGGGAAAGGAAGGTTTCACGGATGGATGCTCATATTCCTGGGCTCAACCCTGGGTTTCCTATTCTCCTCTTCAATACTCCAGATGCTCGTGTTCTTCGAGCTCATGAGCCTCGCCTGCTGGGGTGTCGTTGGCTTCTATGGAACGAAGGAAGCGATAAGAGCAGCTTATAAAGCCCTTTTAATGCCAAACTTTGGAGCGCTCGTCGGTCTTTACTCGGCTTTTGCCCTTGCATACCTAAAAACACATAATCTGTCCTTGCTCTCTCTTTCAAGCTTGCCCCAGGATGTTAAGCTCCTCGTCTTCTTGGGAGCCATGATAGCGGCCTTCACCAAGAGCGCTCAATTCCCACTATACTCATGGCTTCCAGATGCCATGGAAGCTCCAACGCCAGCCAGTGCATTTCTCCATGGGACGGCGATGATAGAGATGGGAGTTTTTCTCCTCGCGAGGATAGTTCAGTTCATGAGCCCAATTCCAAAAGCTAGCGGCTTTATAATGCTTTTCCTACTTGCGATAACTCTCCTGATTACCACGATAGCCTACCCAATGCAGAAAGATGCCAAGAGGTTGCTCGCATATTCAACGATGGCCGAAGCGGCGGTGATGTACAGTGGAGTTCTCTTTGCAATCTTCGGTTCTGAGGTGGGAATAAAGCTTGCGATGTTCCAGATATTCACTCACGCCTTCGTTAAAGGCCTGGGCTTCTTAACCGCGGGGACGTTCAGCTACTCTCTAGGAACCCTAAACATGGGCAAAATAAAGGTGGGTGGTTTAATAGGGGCAATTTGGATGCTCTCCCTCTTTGGCCTAGCCGGAGCTCCCCCATTTGGGATATTCTTCAGTAAGGCTCTCCTCCTCAGATCCGGGGTTCAGATAGGGGGAATATGCTGGGCGATCGTCCTTCTGATCCTTCTGGATTCAACGGTGTTCTTCGTTGTATCGGCGCTAAGGGTTAGGGACATGCTGGGAGGCGAGGACTTGAAGGTTACCGGCCTCATGAGGGGAGTAATTGTGATCCTCGCTGTCCTGGCCGTTATTGCTCCAGCGTTGGGTTACAAGCTCATAGTGGGGTGGTAA
- a CDS encoding 4Fe-4S dicluster domain-containing protein: MSKKIFIDFKRCIGCRACEVACEMEHGEARIRVFEFPDLTAIPFNCRHCEKAPCLEVCPTGALYRDQDGAVAFDPLKCIGCLMCAVACPFGVPKIDEVNKIMDKCDLCSERRAEGKLPACVSSCPTEALKFGEINEVLWDREGSFVSRLKEARERGEKEPIYLL, translated from the coding sequence ATGAGCAAGAAGATATTCATAGACTTCAAGCGTTGCATTGGCTGCAGGGCCTGTGAAGTGGCCTGCGAGATGGAGCACGGAGAAGCGAGGATAAGGGTCTTCGAGTTCCCCGACTTAACGGCGATACCCTTCAACTGCAGACACTGTGAAAAGGCCCCCTGTCTTGAAGTTTGTCCGACGGGTGCACTGTACAGGGATCAGGATGGAGCCGTAGCCTTCGACCCTCTCAAGTGCATTGGCTGTCTGATGTGTGCCGTTGCCTGTCCATTTGGTGTTCCGAAGATAGATGAGGTAAACAAGATCATGGACAAATGTGATCTCTGCTCGGAGAGAAGAGCTGAAGGAAAGCTTCCTGCCTGCGTTTCTTCATGTCCAACAGAAGCATTGAAGTTCGGCGAGATAAACGAGGTACTTTGGGACAGGGAGGGAAGCTTCGTTTCTCGCCTCAAAGAGGCGAGGGAGAGGGGAGAGAAGGAGCCGATATACCTGCTGTGA
- a CDS encoding TetR/AcrR family transcriptional regulator produces the protein MVKLDTREKLLHSAKKLFARKGFDRVTVDEIVRDAGVAKGTFYLYFKRKEDIIREVAIMAMPFQALSDVFKPVDRENFRSLRDYLMFLGRKFFEHYSDRELACIFFHTVSIKSSIKSLNDLHRELCSKLIKEGTRRVLEFVNIEEKKAEVLFRTFLGSLLHYLYSEDCSPIDHEEYLKNLAQILTNSINNSSSSK, from the coding sequence GTGGTTAAGTTGGATACCCGGGAAAAACTCCTGCACTCAGCTAAAAAACTCTTCGCAAGGAAGGGGTTTGACAGGGTAACGGTGGATGAGATAGTTAGAGATGCGGGAGTAGCAAAGGGAACCTTTTATCTCTACTTCAAGAGAAAGGAGGACATAATAAGGGAAGTTGCGATTATGGCAATGCCCTTTCAGGCTTTGAGCGACGTTTTTAAGCCCGTCGATAGGGAGAACTTCAGAAGCCTTCGGGATTATTTGATGTTTCTGGGGAGGAAGTTCTTCGAGCACTACTCCGATAGAGAGCTCGCGTGCATATTCTTCCACACGGTCTCGATAAAGAGCAGCATTAAATCACTAAACGACCTCCATAGGGAGCTGTGTTCTAAGCTGATTAAGGAAGGAACAAGGAGAGTTTTGGAATTCGTGAACATCGAGGAGAAAAAGGCCGAGGTTCTCTTTAGGACTTTCCTCGGGAGTCTGCTTCACTACCTGTACTCGGAGGACTGTAGCCCAATAGACCATGAAGAGTATTTGAAGAACCTCGCTCAGATTTTAACAAATTCAATTAACAATTCCAGTAGCAGTAAATGA